The sequence below is a genomic window from Ovis canadensis isolate MfBH-ARS-UI-01 breed Bighorn chromosome 1, ARS-UI_OviCan_v2, whole genome shotgun sequence.
CCGGCACAACCACCTGGCTTGGTGTGTCAGCAACAAAACCAACACTCTGCAAACATTacttaaaagtattttcttttttatttaacttttaacttctgaggtaaaatactttttttttttctttcaacttccATAACAAAATACAGAGCTATCAGATacccctggaaaaaatatgtatattatacatatatttctataacattacatcatatatatataatatatatatgcaaaaatttGAAGACTTTATAGAAAGCAGAACATCTAAAAGGCACTGCACAATGGAGTTAAGATTACTTACAGgttatgtacatatacacactattctGCTTAAGCGGGTAACTAGTGAAGTCACCTTTCACATGTGAATTTCCAAAAATCCCTGCATCTCAATTTTATAACACAATTTTATTTAGGCATTTTTATAAGAATGCCTAAGTATTTCAAAACAAATTAACAGGTaacgccccaccccaccccaagaacaaaaaaatcaaacagttCTTGAAAGACTGATcagttcccccccccccaaatttaaaagtatattccATTACTGTCTATAAAACAAAgaacacaaatatatttatggaataaataaaaaacaagggACAAACAGCCAACTAACTGACTCTACCCGCTTGGTAAAAAGTGATATACttcaactatttttttcttttaatgcttcTGAGTTTCTTGGCCCACTGAGGACTAGGGTGCAGTGATTCCCTGTTAGCGAGCTGGGTTTAATGCAGTGCAGCTTGAAAACTGGGGTTGGAGGGACTTATTGTTCATTTTTCACTCCTAGCggttcttaaaaaacaaaaacactcagcAAGGCTGGATgccctgaagagatctctatacTATTTTCTTCTCTATAGCCAGAAAAGCAAACGGCTTGCAAGAACACGTTCTTGATTAACACAACTTCAAAATTTGTCTTtgcaaatttttaaacatttggcaCAGCACAAGTTGGAAAAAATGGGGAGGGAAAATAGACCTGGTGTTGTTCCCCTTTCCACATGCTGTCAGTGATGAGATGTTCACAGAAGAGAATGACCTGGCTTTGCACCAGGCTTGTGACAGGTGCTGCCAGGAGTGGACTTAGGGGAGAAGAACTATCTCCCACCGCTTTGCCCCAGGAAATATCAATGACTGCCACATCCCCTGGTCCACTTCCCAGGCAATCCCAAGTTCGGCTCTGAGTAgtaccctcccccaaccccagtgtGCAGTGCAAATCAACCAACAATTTACTGGTGGAATGGCAATCAAAGGAAACAGTTAAACATCAAACAGTTTCTTAAAGCCAAAAACAGTTTTCATGGAGTTGGAACATTTTTTGAGTGTTTTTCAAGTGTAAAAGCAGTGACTTTTTATTCAAACAGAAGCAGCATCTAGGAATTAATTCTGGCACTTGGGTTCTAGGGGGTTACAGGTACGCATCATGGATTTTTCTCCCTCTTTAAAGGCCTCATGTCTATTCCTGAGTTCATACTGACACCTGCCGGTGCCTCTGCTCCAGTGGACAGAGGTGGTGGGCAGCCAGCCTCCCTGGTTAGATTGGGCAATGCCAAGCAGAGATGCCTCTTCCACCTGCCTGGGCTTGCTTTTCTGATTCGAGGTAAGTCGAGGTACAGAGAAAGGAACCGACAAAAACACAACCAACCAAAGGCAGCCTGAGTTGTTAGGGACCACTCTCCTAATCCTTTTTCCAGGGAAAGACAAATCACTCATGGAATTTCAAACAAAGGGGAGGacaactgccaaaaaaaaaaagggcacgaTGGACTCAAGTCATCTTAAGCCATCTAATAACTCACTCACCTGCTCTAACCTTTCCTGGGCTCCTCTCTCAAGCATGCACTCCAGTTTAAAAAAGaccccccctacccccaccataAAGACAACCCTCAAGTGCTTCTTAGTACATAGAGTTCACCCAGGCTAAGATGGAGTCAGGAATTTCTTGAAAGCATCCCCGTGCCCACTTCCTGCCCCCACCAGATATGCAGTTATTTCTCTCTCTGCTGCTCATGGGGCTGAGCCACGTCACGTATTTCTGTACACTATGTACTAcctgtgcgcacacacacacagctggctGTGGATTCTGTCTGCCCTTAGTCCAGGTCCCTTTTGCCTCATTTTTGATCAATACCTTCCCATTCCTTTGAAGCTGATGGAACAGAACTTCCCATGAAGAAACAATCCCTGGAGTTTCACAGACAGTCAATTGATCTTAAGAATTAGTATGATCTAGGGGGATGGGTATGGCAAGAATGGCACCACCACATCAGGACAGACACCCGCTGTTCACTCCCACCAGCCCTTGTGGCAGCTGTCTGCCATCTATGTTTCCTGTCCACCTCTCCCTTCAGCCTCATACACATCCACTTGTACCCCCAGCTACCTTCTGCATTTCCAAGTATAACTTGCCCTTAAAGCCCACAATCCTGCCTTTCTGCTACCCATCCCAATAACATCAGGTGGGCATGGTTAAACACCAGCTTGAAGTCTAACATTTTCCGACACCTCTGGATTATCTGAGAAGTTGTCCGTGCCCTTTTACAGGTTTACGCTGACAGACCCGTATCATGCTGAAGTGTGTTCATTGTTAAGGCTTTGACTGGAGACAACGTAAGAGCAGCAGACACAAGAGAGACGTCTTCCACTTGCGTCTCAGTCGACTCGCTCAGTCACACACTGGTTTGGCTCCCCAAACccatggtgggaaaaaaaaaagataatttttgtgtttttgtttttaaaggcatCAGGTTACTTCCTTCtgtcctcttctttcttccctgaaCAAGAGTTTACAACTCCTCATGGCTTCTTAATAGATGAAGTAGGTGAAATGTCCAAGAAATTCACGGCAGGGCTTCCTGTCTCAACCACGTAGCCGAGGCTTGGTGCCTGTGCCTTCCCAGCCCCGCTCTAACTGGCAGTACATTTCATGTTTCCTGAAAacattctatattaaaaaaaaaaaaaaaagccaaacaacaaagggaaaaagaaaaagagtaacaCGTGAACATCCCCCTGCCCCAGTAAGACAGATTATCTTATTCCTCCCctgaaataattataaagaaaCATTTCAGGCAAAATACTTAGTATTAATGGTCTCTCGCTGCTCAACCTCCCATCCATGCCCCTTTCCCTTTATGTGTCTCTCTCAGagcaaaataaattcattaatggctttccatatataaatacaatagaaaagaaataagtcTGGAACCTGAACTATTATGGGACCAAACAGTTTTCTTGGCCCTCTGGGAGTCTGTCAAAGTGTAAGCCTCACTAGGAAACAGAGgctctttctcttttcagttcaaTACCAATCCCGTCCTACTCACCAGGAAAGTGTGTTCACATCCCACCTAATTTACAACAGAAGACACCCCATCCTATCCCCAAACAAAAATACAAGTCTACACCCCTAGAATGATCAAACCAGTCtaattccctccccaccccccaccctgaaaTCTTGCTAcataaatacatgtgtgtgtttgatTATAGTATAAACAGCTCCCAATCCTCTTCCAGTTCTAAGCATCAGCAGCGGCTGTTGCCAAGCCCCGGGGTCCGGACCCATTCCAGAGAAACTTGCCATTCTTACTCAGGGCTTCAGGGTCATCATTCCAGCGCCGCTTCAACCGAAGCTTGGGGGGCATCAGGGCATCTTCTTTCTTCTCAGGTGCCCCGGGCTCTTTGCCAGGCCTGTCCTCACTGTCTTCAGACatctccaggggttcttcacTTGGGGTGCTAATGGGTACAGAAGGCCACACAGGCGGTGCAGCCGGGCGGGCAAAGACGGTGCTTTTTTCCTCCTCCGTGGTCCTGCCTGGCACAGTGCCCTCTTCTTGGGagcgctcctcctcctcctgtgccGACTGTCTGAGGCTCTCAGGAGCCTTTTCCAAGGCTGGCTCCACCTTAATCCTCGGTAGGACAGGAGTCAGtgtgggagcagggagaggggctGCCTCCTCGCTGCTCTCCACCCTCTCCCGGTTCTTCCGCCCGACGGGTGGGGGCTGCAGCTTGATGGAAAACTGGGATGGCTCCTCGGGGTGCGCCTGGCACTGCAGCGGTGGCACCATGAGCCCTGGGTACCGAGGGAATGTCCGTGGACTCAGATGGTAGTTGAACACAGAACAGGCTTGAGAATGAAGGTAGTGTTTCATTTCTTCAGGGTTGAAGGAGAAGCAACTGCTGCTGGTGAAGGGGCTCAGGCCTGGTGAGGGGCTATAGGAGAAGATGGTGGGAGTCAGGGAGAGGGCTGGTGAAATGGGGACGTTAAGGACGCCTCCACGGCCTGGGATCGGAGAGACGGCAAAGGGACTATGGGGGTCAGGGTACATCCCTGGCCTGGAGAACAAAGGAAGCATGATGTCAGGCTTGCGCTTCTGGTGGCCAATCCCTCCACCCACGGCACTTCGGGAGGACATGAGATCCACGCCCCGGCGCCAGTCAGCGGCTGGGCCATCCTCCAGCTCTGGAAGCTCCACCTTTCTATCAGTGCTATTACTTGACTCCTGGCCAGAAGCAGTTAGGGAGCTAGCAGAGAACCGCCCTGGCTGCACATCACTAGTTGGAGAATGGGTGTCCAGTGATGGGAAGTGGAAGTGGGAAGAGCCTGTTGGCACTGGTGGTGCACTCTGGGGAACCACACCTGTGAGGGCGGGAAAGACAAAAGGCCACTTTAGAGGTCTAGTCATGCATGACTGGCAATTTGATTGTCGCTAAATAAGTACAAAATGCTGAAGAGCAATGGGAAACAAACATTCCAGCTGGACTGAATCTCACCTGCTTGTCTTTTCCGCTTCCTTCATTCAATTTAGTTGCTGCCTTTCTCTAGCCTCTTACTCACTGTTTTCCTAGTACTCAATACTATCTAAAATGTCATTtacttgtttatctgttttctaaACCCCATGAAGGCAGGGATTTCTCATTTGCAAGTAGAGTTCCAGCAGCTCAGAGCTGAATAATTAGTAGGCTCTTAATAACTATCAGCTGAATGGATGACTGTAAGAGTGTGTATATACAGCATGTAACACCTGTTTCAGTTCTCAGGTTTGCAAATGGTCTTTCCTTGTTTTCGTTATTTGGGCCACGTCTATAAGCAAACAAGCCAAAACCAACAGACAAAACTGGGGATGGTAATGTATGTAAACAATGCATTAAAAGCTTGAAGACCCTGTACCTCACAAATATGAACACGAGCAAGACcacattttaagaataaaaacagaacaCAAGAAAGGGCCATGTTTGTTAAGGCAGGTTCTCATGGTGTACCTTTTATCATTTCTGACATACAACCACTTCTGTATAGACAGTCTAATATTTTTCAATATCTCCAAATCTATGTTCTATTATACAAATTGTGTATCACAATCTCCATTCCCATCCTGCTTTCCATGCCTTGCAACCACTGAGGAGGCTGGAACAAAGTCCAATACCTACCACCTGTCTCCCAAATTTGTGGACTGAGATCTGAAGCTCTaagcagaaaccaacactgcACTACACAAGTCAACTTCAGAGGCTCACAAGTTCTCTACTGCCCTCAAAAGTCGTTCTGATAATCATAGCCTGAGACGTCTGAGGCCTGAGGGGCCCTATGGGCTCCTGGGAGGTATCAGTGTCTTCTATCACTGATGATGTCAGGAGGGCTATTTTTACCTTGAGGGAAggataaaggagaagaaaaagtaagaaaaacccaaataaGTGCAAGTGTGGTGACAcaggagaagaaacaaaaaggTGCACAAGATATGACGTGGCGAAGAACTGCCAGCAATCAGCTGTGTTCTCCTGTTCTTGGTATAACTGAGTCATCTTCAGATAGGACCCTGGGGTCAGGTGGCAAGTCCAAGCTTTCTCGGCACACATGTCTGAAGAACACTGTGCCAGAGCAGCATCTCCCAAACTGATGTTCTGCAGAAAACTGttccataggtttttttttttctaaaaccacTGATTTTAATTGTGTGATCAGGAAAAACAGATGGATGGACCTGTATACAATTTGAGCAGactcggggggtgggggtgggggtgggctctAAAAAATATTTCTGCTACCAGCCTATTATGGTGGCTATGATTCTActtttttttattctcttggATCTTGATTTTGTATTAATAGCACATCtattcaaaagcaaaagaaaaaacccaaaacacccCCCCTCCAAAACACTTTTCTGTGTGCTGGTGGACTGAATAAGTATAACATGGAGAGAAGCGGAGGTGATAAAGAAGGTCCCGTCTGCTGAACAATTCagtcatttgttttgcttttttcaaacTGGAAGATAGATACCTCAGTCTCTACACGGGCTAAAGATACATTGTCAATTTGCAAAAATGGAGACAGAATACAGGGCATTTTCCAAGTGGGTTTAGAGGGAGTGAAGGAAGGCAATCTGGAGGTAGCATTTTGGATCCCTTTAACtagctgctggaggaggaaatggcaacccactccagtactctcgcctggagaatcccacggacagaggagcctggtgggctacagtccacagggtcgcaaagagttgcacacgactgagcgacttcactttcactttaactagCTGCAGCAGTCCTACTTCAGTAGGGCTGGAAAATGTGGGTTTGAATCTTAGTTCTAGCACCTTCTACTTTGTAGCCTGGTACAAATAACCAATGGGTTTTGAACCCCTTTGGCAAAATGGGAATAAGGCCCTTGATAGGGTTCAAACCCTAGCACTATCACTTAATAGCAATGTTATTCTAGGTAACTTACTTACCTttccaagtctcagtttccttacctgtaaaacaGATGATAACAGGACTAATCCTCATGCTATGAGAACTACAAGAATTAATATTTGTGAAGTCCTTAAACTAGTACCAGCATATAGCAAATTCCATGTATTTGTTGAAATACAtgattttttattagaaaataatcatggtttaaaaagctaaaacttttaaaaggcaTATGGACCATATATTAGATAACAATATTGGAGCAATGTTAAAATCTCCTGAGTATGGTGATGTTACTGTGATGAGGAGGAGAATGTCCTTGTGCATGGGAGGACATACTGAAGCACACAGGGATAAAGTGTCACATCTGTAAGTTAATCTTGAAAAAGTTACATATACAGATAAAGCAAATGTTACCCGTTAGTGATTGTAGGTAGAGGATATATGGGTGttcacagttttattttctccCCCTCAATTTTTTTTGTAGCttgaaagttttctaaaataaggataaatataaaaaaaactgGGGTGGGGTAGAGAGGTCTCAAGTTCATCCTTGAACTGGTTTGCCCTGCCCCCAAACTCTGACCAGTAAGCAGTTTTACTACATATCTCCTGCATCTTTCCAATGTTTCTTATAAGTCCATTAAACATACATTTtgatgtaaatattaaaaaacttatAGCCCAACTGTATCAGCCCACCATCTAGACAAGATCTCTCTAGCCTCCAGGATCTAAATCCACACAGCTCTGCTTCTCAGAGCATTTATCACATTCCACATCGATATCTTATCTCTCTTGCTAAATTTTAAGTTCCTTGCGGGAAATAACTcccccacaattttttttttttgtttttaagtcttaACACATTATCTGTTGAACAAATTAATGAATCCCAAATCCAGGGAAGGAACGTATGATCTATTAAATATGAGCCAGATTTCAATAGCTCAATGGCTCAAGAATTGTTTCCTGAGAAACTGTCCAACAGGTAACTGTATTCAAGCCACCCTGATCAATCTTTGACTCTGCTGTCATCCTCaatgttatcattttaaaatggggATACTAAGACATATACTTTACTAAGCTGGGAGAGTGGCGTGAGTTAACTCACAAAAACACTGGGCAAAAGTACCTCCATGAAGCAGACGTTCAATAAACATTACATTTCTTTGTCATCAGTAGAAGTTAACCTGAAATGTTTGGTCTATTTGGGTAAAAGTTCTCTATGAACTATTGACTCTAGTTCTTTGGGGTTATCTGCATCCAGGATGTAAAAAACCAGTCGTATCCTTAAAAGAAACGGACTTTTTGCTTTCCCCATGATCTTCTGACCAGGATCTTGAGCCTGGTTAAGAATCAATGTTGATTCAGCTGCCTTCTGGCCCAACAGGCAGTTCTAGGCCACTACTGTGTGGCTGCTAGGCCAGAGTCTTCACAGAGTGACAGTCCAGACTTCCTTTTCCTGGAAAAGCATATTGGTCCCCATTCAGGTTATCCAAGTGGCTGGATTTGTGGgttttcaatagaaaaaaatgcaaatgtgaagtcaagtgggccttaggatgcatcactatggacaaagatagtggaggtgatggaattccagttgagctatttcaaatcctaaaagatgatgctgtgaaagtgctgcactcaatatgtcagcaaatttggaaaactcagcagtggccacaggactggaaaaggtcagttttcgttccaatcccaaagaaaggcaatgccaaagaatgctcaactaccacacaattgcactcattctcacatgctagcaaagtaatgctcaaaattctccaagccaggcttcaacagtatgtgaaccgtgaacttctagatgttcaagctggttttagaaaagacagaggaaccagagatcaaattgcaaacatctgctggatcatcagaaaagcaagagagttccaggaaaacatctacttctaccttattgactatgccaaagcctttgactgtgtggatcacaacaaacagtgaaattctgaaagagatgggaataccagaccacctgacctgcctcctgagaaatctgtatgcaggtcaataagtaacagttagaactggacatggaacaacagactggttccaaactgggaaaggagtacctcaaggctgtatattgtcaccctgcttatttaacttatatgcagagtacatcatgcgaaatgccgggctggaagaagcacaagctagaatcaagaccgccgggagaaatatcaataacttcagatatgcagatgacaccacacttatggcagagagtaaagaactaaagagcctcttgatgaaagtgaaagagaagagtgaaaaagttggcttaaactcaacattcagaaaactaagatcacggcatccagtcccatcacttcatggcaaacagatggggaaacaatggaaacggtgagagactttatcttcctgggctccaaaatcactgcagatggtgactgcagccatgaaagtaaaagacgcttgctccttggaagaaaagttatgccaacctagatagcatattaaaaagcagagacattactttgccaacaaaggtccgtctagtcaaagctatggtttttccagtaattatgtatggtcgtgagagttgaactataaagaatgctgagcccctaacaattgatgcttttgaactgtgatattggagaagactcttgaagagtctcttggactgcaaggacgtccaaacagtcaatcctaaaggaaatcagttctgaatattcattggaaggactgaagctgaagcttaaacttcggtactttggccacctgatgcaaagaactgactcctagAGTCAAAATTCCTCTAGGTACACAGGGAGGGGGCAAGAGtgaaaaatagaggaaacaagATGCCAGTGGTTAGAACAGGTTTGATTTCCTAACACCTCTCCCTCAggcacaaggaaagaaaacaggttGTAATTAGAGATGCAttccaatagttttttttttttaaatgcatgccCCAGGGACAGGAGGGTGGTTACAGGGGAGATGGAACTGTAATGATAGCAGCATGAAGCTAAAACTGCCCTAACTTGTTGTGTGTAGTAATTACATATCTGCCAAGGATCTCAGCATATTCTCTCAGCCACACCCCTGCTCTAAATTTTCAGGTTTCTTCCAACTTTTCTCTGAGAAGTTGTAATACTACAGAGTCATAAGCAGATTTCTTTGCCTTATACAGTTCCATAAAGACAGAGCACTGATGGACTCCTCAGAAATTAGTAAAATACAATCTATTTTCTTAGGCAGGGGCCTGATTTGCATCTTGAAACAAACATCCTTATCAGAAACTGCCTTCTCCTTCGCTGAGAAGCAGACCCAAAACCTCCGTGAAAAGCTGTAATGGAAAGCTATCCCGTGGAGAGCCTAGAGGCGAAGCCTTGCAACACTTCAGAGGAGAGAAGGTCAAGTAACCCCAGAGTCCTGTTCTCCGAGGAGTTGTTGGTGCAGATCAAAGGCACTGCTTTTCACTGCAAACATCTGAACCTCCCCTCCTGTGATCAAGGATGCTGTGGTTTTGATGAGATTCACTTGATAAGGGTGAGCTTGGTTGTTTCATAGAAAATCGGAAGTGTTTTAGAAACTAGTTCTTGTCTGTGAAAGAGCCACTGGGCTGGGTGTTGAAATTCTGAATCCTGAACTTAAGGATCAACACAAACCTATGGAATAATATTCCTGAAGAAGACAATGTAACAATATCTAGGAGATGACAGATAATATGCAGAAAACAGACCCAAATCAACCAAATCTATCTCACTGCTGCAGTCTATCACTTCCTGTGAGAATAATGAGAATAGTTGGCAGAGGGAATCCAGGGGATCATATTACTGTGGTGTTTCTAAATACCCCGTAAGCATGACAAATCTGAAGAcctgggtttttaaaattttttaactcaGAATTTACTCCCCACCAAGAGAGTTTGCATCTTACCACTTGACCGAATGTTGATGAATGGGTAGTTGGGCATCACCAGCTTGTTGAAGTTAAATTTATAAGTAAaccttttcccttttgttttatgAAGGATCCTCTTGTTGTAATAGTATCTGTAAAAACAAGAATGCATGTCAAGTCGTCTTCTGGCTACTGACCGTTTTTGATACACTTAGGTAACCACGACAATCAACAGCTCCTGCTCTGAGTATTTACTTGCGAACTTTCTCACTATATCATTCTTTTGCAGCTTTGCCCTCAGGTTAGAGCTGGGAGACCTAAGAGCTTACTTTTCAGATTCAATTTTCAACAAGATTCTAGTCCTTTACAAAGACAGtctctctttgagaccctgtacACCTATTCGAGCCCCAGCCACTTTTCTTCTCTATCTCTCTACGGTTTCAATTCTTTAGTCCATTTCCTTCCTGTTCCACTATACGTCActgctttgtttctcttttctgcctTCCCCAGGTGGGGGCAGGCAAATCTCTTGGGAGACCTGATGTGGTTAGTCTGGAGGCCTAAGCTCAAGGCATAGACAAAGGAATGTAGAACTGTTTTATGGTGGCAGGTCAAATAATGGTACATTCTGAGCTGGAAAACAGCAGTCAGCTTGGCCTACTTCACTTTCAAAAGAAGTGAGAGGCTCCAGCAATGTTGCTGCTCAGATTTTACATTCGGGGTCACACAATGAAGGAAGTCAGGGGAATTTCAATGTACCTAGAACCTTGAATATATTCAGTGGCATAGATTATAAATACCCCTGGAGGGATAAAGGATTATGAAATATAAAGACTGACAAGGGGAAAAGAGAACCTGAGAAAGCTTAGAGTGACCAATCTTTAGACAAGCTGGCGCAACCTACGGACCAACAGCCCACTGAGCTCACTGGCCCAACAGCGAGGGCCCCGCCATGCACTGAGCCATCCTCTTGCATGCCTGTTTCACTGTTTTTTGCGTTTCTTTCAGGAGAGCCTAAAGAAGAGACATTCCCCAACAGGGAAGTCTAAACTAATCTTTAGGTTTACAAATTAGCTCCAATCCAGGTTTCACCACACATTCTCGCCCACTACAGAGCAGAATCGGCTGTCAGGACCCAGTGCCAGCCACGTTGGGATTCCCTCCAACATACAACCAAAGACGTgcctttctcctcctgcgccTATGCCACCCAGATTTAACAGCTCTTCTACTCCCGGTATAAAGCTACACGTTATTCACTAGTGTCGTCTCTCATCACCTGATACCTTTTTATCCAACATCTACCAAACTACTTAAGCCTCTTTCCAATCTGTCAGCACAATGGATTTGGGAATTCTTTTCCCTACCTCAAAGCCCGGCTCAGCTTGTCGTAGTTCATCTGTGGTTTGCACTTCCTGCGGCCCCAGAGGCGGGCCACCTCGTCCGGATCCTTGATGACGAATTCCCCGTACTCTCCCTGCTGCCAGGCGATGACATGGCGGAACTCCTCCTTCTGCAGCAGCTCCAGGATGAAGTGCCACAGCTGGATctgccgggagcccggggacgacTCTGTTTTATAGGCCCAGTCAGGGAACTGATACCCTTTAATATGAAAAGGGCAAGATCAAGGCAGTCAGGAGCTAGGAACATACATACCAGCATCCCCAGCTTCACATTCCGACGCTCAGAAACTCTAGAGAGCTGTGCAAACATGCCACCAACACCCTTTCAGTCAACTGGGGCTAATCACAACAGTGCAGAGGAAGGCAGACCAAAGTTACCTTTCCTTGTGGCAGTCATTAAATCTGATAAGAGTTGGGTAGCAGCAGCCAGGTGTCCTAATCTTTTCCCCTTTCAGACTTTACTAAATCTCATGCCTACTTCCTGTGAGGACATGAAAGTTTCAAAGGGAACACATAGGAAAGACAATGTTTTAGAAAACAGCACCTTTTCCCCAAGGTTGGAATTGTTTCTCTAAGAGGAAAGAGACTCGAAAGCTTGGAAATGAGGGTGTGGTGACGACATTTGTTAACATTCATCCATAGGAAAAAGCATAGAACTGTCCTAGCAATATCTACCCTGTCAAGAGGCGGTCAGTCACAGTCTGGCATTTGTGAACCAAGCCCAAGTGAAGAGAAAAGGAACCGCTAAGGGACATTCCAGGTGCATCAGAGAATGACTGATTAACTCCTGCTCACCTCCACCTCCTTCTGGCTTTTCCACGATGCTGCAGCCCGCTTTCATTTTCACCCTCCTGCTGAGAGACACAAACCACATCAGTTAATTCAAGGTGTTCTGTGTTTATTATCCTCCCAGGGTTTTCTGCCACAGCCTTTCCCCAaacttccatttcctcatctttccCTCCTTATGTAACCCTCTTCCAAACATGTCACTTCCAGAGTGCTAATCCTCAAGTCGTGAAATGATGATTCTCAGGTCATCAACTTCAAAGACTATAATTTATCTCTTACCTGACTTTAAACCACAAATAGTAAacactatttttaatatttgctttctcCCTCCTGACCAATCTTTCAAACGTGaaaaaaggaagggtatggtgaaATGAGTCCAAAAAGGCAGCCAGAACAAGTCAAACAGTTTGTCTTCTATTACTAGACAGGCCCAGATGCCAAGATACACAAGCCTGAGTTCACCCAGATGTACCAgtttaaagagtaaaaaaaaaaccaccaaaaccCAAATCCATTTGATTGCCACTCAAAAATGAACATCTGA
It includes:
- the LOC138416023 gene encoding ETS translocation variant 3 isoform X3, whose product is MKAGCSIVEKPEGGGGYQFPDWAYKTESSPGSRQIQLWHFILELLQKEEFRHVIAWQQGEYGEFVIKDPDEVARLWGRRKCKPQMNYDKLSRALRYYYNKRILHKTKGKRFTYKFNFNKLVMPNYPFINIRSSGVVPQSAPPVPTGSSHFHFPSLDTHSPTSDVQPGRFSASSLTASGQESSNSTDRKVELPELEDGPAADWRRGVDLMSSRSAVGGGIGHQKRKPDIMLPLFSRPGMYPDPHSPFAVSPIPGRGGVLNVPISPALSLTPTIFSYSPSPGLSPFTSSSCFSFNPEEMKHYLHSQACSVFNYHLSPRTFPRYPGLMVPPLQCQAHPEEPSQFSIKLQPPPVGRKNRERVESSEEAAPLPAPTLTPVLPRIKVEPALEKAPESLRQSAQEEEERSQEEGTVPGRTTEEEKSTVFARPAAPPVWPSVPISTPSEEPLEMSEDSEDRPGKEPGAPEKKEDALMPPKLRLKRRWNDDPEALKCFQET
- the LOC138416023 gene encoding ETS translocation variant 3 isoform X2 — translated: MKAGCSIVEKPEGGGGYQFPDWAYKTESSPGSRQIQLWHFILELLQKEEFRHVIAWQQGEYGEFVIKDPDEVARLWGRRKCKPQMNYDKLSRALRYYYNKRILHKTKGKRFTYKFNFNKLVMPNYPFINIRSSGVVPQSAPPVPTGSSHFHFPSLDTHSPTSDVQPGRFSASSLTASGQESSNSTDRKVELPELEDGPAADWRRGVDLMSSRSAVGGGIGHQKRKPDIMLPLFSRPGMYPDPHSPFAVSPIPGRGGVLNVPISPALSLTPTIFSYSPSPGLSPFTSSSCFSFNPEEMKHYLHSQACSVFNYHLSPRTFPRYPGLMVPPLQCQAHPEEPSQFSIKLQPPPVGRKNRERVESSEEAAPLPAPTLTPVLPRIKVEPALEKAPESLRQSAQEEEERSQEEGTVPGRTTEEEKSTVFARPAAPPVWPSVPISTPSEEPLEMSEDSEDRPGKEPGAPEKKEDALMPPKLRLKRRWNDDPEALSKNECFQET
- the LOC138416023 gene encoding ETS translocation variant 3 isoform X1, giving the protein MKAGCSIVEKPEGGGGYQFPDWAYKTESSPGSRQIQLWHFILELLQKEEFRHVIAWQQGEYGEFVIKDPDEVARLWGRRKCKPQMNYDKLSRALRYYYNKRILHKTKGKRFTYKFNFNKLVMPNYPFINIRSSGVVPQSAPPVPTGSSHFHFPSLDTHSPTSDVQPGRFSASSLTASGQESSNSTDRKVELPELEDGPAADWRRGVDLMSSRSAVGGGIGHQKRKPDIMLPLFSRPGMYPDPHSPFAVSPIPGRGGVLNVPISPALSLTPTIFSYSPSPGLSPFTSSSCFSFNPEEMKHYLHSQACSVFNYHLSPRTFPRYPGLMVPPLQCQAHPEEPSQFSIKLQPPPVGRKNRERVESSEEAAPLPAPTLTPVLPRIKVEPALEKAPESLRQSAQEEEERSQEEGTVPGRTTEEEKSTVFARPAAPPVWPSVPISTPSEEPLEMSEDSEDRPGKEPGAPEKKEDALMPPKLRLKRRWNDDPEALSKNGKFLWNGSGPRGLATAAADA